The following are encoded together in the Planctomycetota bacterium genome:
- a CDS encoding DUF790 family protein — MLTSEQAIVAYEGSRASPDRLTRRAHAHYEGYARQMLLAYRHGAGKTRRELHRSVEGILADEPDCETRRVQAFCKLLDDASQFDSDPTGRAAKLRLQVFELAAERHPLVERRDQLFENTEAEVKARIAEQLGRPWDEFEGALYADVLDFQRLRAFEPGYPDAAALLARYNVAQVQACLYRAERVVVTAEADFKTILRYAKLAQLLHDLRRLGPSRYRIELSGPASVLRETRRYGVSFARFLPALLACREWALEASVRTPWGRPARLALTSRDGLHGHLPSPEEFDSTLEESFAAKFGDARDGWSLHREAEILFEGQTAFVPDFAFRHEDGTMVLFEIVGYWTPEYLAKKRETLRLFRDHRILLAVAERCLRPGASVPEDVIVYKTAIRLAPVLAALERIRSACP, encoded by the coding sequence ATGCTTACGAGCGAACAAGCCATCGTCGCGTATGAGGGGAGCCGCGCGAGCCCCGACCGGCTGACCCGCCGCGCCCACGCGCACTACGAGGGCTACGCGAGGCAGATGCTGCTCGCCTACCGGCACGGCGCCGGGAAGACCCGCCGTGAGCTCCATCGCTCCGTGGAGGGCATCCTGGCGGACGAGCCGGACTGCGAGACGCGGCGCGTGCAGGCGTTCTGTAAGCTCCTCGATGACGCAAGCCAGTTCGACAGCGACCCGACGGGGAGGGCCGCGAAGCTCCGCCTCCAGGTCTTCGAGCTCGCGGCGGAGCGCCACCCGCTCGTCGAGCGGCGCGACCAACTCTTCGAGAACACCGAGGCGGAGGTCAAGGCCCGTATCGCGGAGCAGCTGGGCCGGCCCTGGGACGAGTTCGAGGGCGCCCTGTACGCGGATGTCCTGGACTTCCAGCGCCTGAGGGCCTTTGAGCCAGGCTACCCGGACGCGGCGGCACTCCTCGCCCGCTACAACGTGGCACAGGTCCAGGCCTGCCTCTATCGCGCGGAGCGGGTCGTCGTCACCGCCGAGGCCGACTTCAAGACCATCCTCCGCTACGCCAAACTCGCCCAGCTTCTCCACGACCTCCGGCGCCTCGGCCCATCACGCTATCGCATCGAGCTTTCCGGCCCGGCCTCCGTGCTCCGCGAGACCCGCAGGTACGGCGTGAGCTTCGCGCGGTTCCTCCCCGCGCTCCTCGCGTGTCGCGAGTGGGCATTGGAGGCGAGTGTGCGGACTCCATGGGGCCGCCCTGCGCGCCTGGCGCTCACCAGCCGCGACGGCCTGCACGGCCACCTTCCGTCACCGGAGGAGTTCGACTCGACTCTGGAGGAGAGCTTCGCCGCGAAGTTCGGCGACGCACGGGACGGCTGGAGCCTGCATCGAGAGGCGGAGATCCTCTTCGAGGGCCAGACGGCCTTCGTGCCCGACTTCGCCTTCCGGCACGAGGACGGCACGATGGTGCTCTTCGAGATTGTCGGCTACTGGACGCCTGAGTACCTGGCGAAGAAGCGCGAGACCCTGCGCCTCTTCCGCGACCATCGCATCCTTCTGGCCGTGGCCGAGCGGTGCCTGCGGCCCGG